The Gallus gallus isolate bGalGal1 chromosome 3, bGalGal1.mat.broiler.GRCg7b, whole genome shotgun sequence genome window below encodes:
- the MCFD2 gene encoding multiple coagulation factor deficiency protein 2 isoform X1, whose translation MAPVSFRSPLLLCLVAAWLGPVPAEEPAAESPPSHGRLDKNLVQDKDHIMEHLEGVIEKPESEMSPQELQLHYFKMHDYDGNNLLDGLELATAISHVHKEEGGENTQAMKEEELISLIDDVLRDDDKNNDGYIDYAEFAKSLE comes from the exons ATGGCCCCCGTGAGCTTTAGGAGCCCTCTGCTGTTGTGCCTGGTGGCCGCATGGCTCGGCCCTGTCCCGGCCGAGGAGCCCGCGGCGGAGAGCCCGCCCTCACACGGCCGCCTCGATAAGAACTTGGTGCAGGATAAAGA ccACATCATGGAACACTTGGAAGGAGTTATTGAAAAACCTGAGTCTGAGATGTCTCCACAAGAGCTGCAGcttcattatttcaaaatgcatgATTACGATGGCAATAATTTGCTAGATGGGTTAGAGCTTGCTACTGCTATATCCCATGTCCACAAAGAG gaAGGTGGTGAGAATACCCAGGCAATGAAAGAAGAGGAGCTAATTAGTCTAATAGATGACGTCTTAAGAGATGATGATAAGAACAATGATGGATACATTGACTATGCAGAATTTGCAAAATCACTGGAATAA
- the MCFD2 gene encoding multiple coagulation factor deficiency protein 2 isoform X2 codes for MGGVGDEAFAHHIMEHLEGVIEKPESEMSPQELQLHYFKMHDYDGNNLLDGLELATAISHVHKEEGGENTQAMKEEELISLIDDVLRDDDKNNDGYIDYAEFAKSLE; via the exons ATGGGTGGAGTCGGAGATGAGGCGTTCGCTCA ccACATCATGGAACACTTGGAAGGAGTTATTGAAAAACCTGAGTCTGAGATGTCTCCACAAGAGCTGCAGcttcattatttcaaaatgcatgATTACGATGGCAATAATTTGCTAGATGGGTTAGAGCTTGCTACTGCTATATCCCATGTCCACAAAGAG gaAGGTGGTGAGAATACCCAGGCAATGAAAGAAGAGGAGCTAATTAGTCTAATAGATGACGTCTTAAGAGATGATGATAAGAACAATGATGGATACATTGACTATGCAGAATTTGCAAAATCACTGGAATAA